A portion of the candidate division Zixibacteria bacterium HGW-Zixibacteria-1 genome contains these proteins:
- a CDS encoding TIGR00299 family protein, translating to MKAIYFDCFAGISGDMTLGALVDAGLDIEKLKTELAKLKLEGYTITTEKVTKNGITGTKVNVQIEEQKAHRHLKHINEIIDNSDLGDDIKQAGKKIFLRLAEAEAKIHNTTIEKIHFHEVGAIDAIIDIVGSVIGIKLLGIEKIYASRIHVGRGFVDCRHGKIPVPAPATVELLKDVPVFSTGIEKELTTPTGAAIISTLADSFGNLPAMNIGQIGYGAGTSDLEIPNLLRVMIGEVAKSDYETDAVTVIETNIDDMNPEFYEYVSEKLFKQGALDVYTSPVYMKKSRPGVLLSVIADNDRIDDIISILFSETTTIGVRMHQVERMKLQREITTVNTIYGDIRVKISKYKGQIKNIAPEYDDCKKIADENNIPLKDIYDAAKKAAPVE from the coding sequence TTGAAAGCCATCTATTTCGATTGTTTCGCCGGTATCAGCGGCGATATGACACTGGGAGCTTTGGTTGACGCCGGGCTGGATATTGAAAAACTCAAAACGGAATTGGCGAAACTCAAACTCGAAGGGTACACTATCACCACGGAGAAAGTTACCAAGAACGGTATCACCGGTACAAAAGTGAATGTTCAAATAGAAGAACAGAAAGCTCACCGCCATCTAAAACATATCAATGAAATTATTGATAACAGCGATCTTGGCGATGACATAAAACAAGCGGGCAAAAAGATATTTCTGCGTCTGGCCGAGGCCGAAGCCAAAATTCACAATACCACCATAGAAAAAATACATTTCCATGAGGTGGGCGCAATCGATGCCATTATCGATATCGTCGGAAGCGTGATCGGCATCAAACTGCTCGGTATCGAGAAGATATATGCCTCGAGAATCCATGTCGGCCGCGGCTTTGTCGATTGCCGGCATGGGAAAATTCCTGTCCCCGCTCCGGCCACGGTGGAACTGCTCAAAGATGTTCCGGTTTTTTCAACCGGTATCGAAAAGGAACTGACCACACCGACCGGAGCCGCGATTATTTCTACCCTGGCCGATTCATTCGGGAATCTGCCGGCCATGAATATCGGGCAGATCGGTTACGGCGCAGGTACCAGTGATCTGGAAATACCCAACCTGTTGCGGGTGATGATCGGTGAAGTCGCCAAAAGCGATTATGAAACCGACGCGGTTACGGTTATTGAGACCAATATCGACGACATGAACCCGGAGTTCTACGAATATGTCTCGGAGAAATTATTCAAGCAGGGCGCGCTCGATGTTTATACTTCCCCTGTTTACATGAAGAAAAGCCGTCCGGGGGTGCTTCTGAGTGTTATTGCCGATAATGACCGCATCGACGATATCATATCGATTCTCTTTTCGGAAACCACCACCATCGGCGTCAGGATGCATCAGGTGGAAAGAATGAAACTTCAACGTGAAATTACAACTGTCAATACTATCTATGGTGATATTCGGGTAAAGATAAGTAAGTACAAAGGGCAGATCAAAAATATTGCACCCGA